In a genomic window of Candidatus Zixiibacteriota bacterium:
- a CDS encoding redoxin domain-containing protein produces the protein MAPDFYLPSHLGGRIKLSGFRGKKNVLVAFYPLDWTPVUTNQIPAYDRDLKRFESLDTQVLGISVDTIPCHQAWQKSLGGISYPLLSDFWPHGKVGREYGVLTEDGFCDRVVFIIDKKGVIHHIDILGVDKLPDTEKTFQILADLNKL, from the coding sequence ATGGCGCCTGATTTTTATCTGCCATCACATTTGGGGGGGAGAATCAAACTGTCCGGTTTCAGAGGCAAAAAAAATGTCCTGGTCGCTTTCTATCCTCTGGACTGGACCCCGGTCTGAACCAATCAGATACCGGCTTATGACCGCGACCTGAAGCGGTTCGAAAGCCTGGATACTCAGGTTCTGGGTATTTCAGTCGACACCATTCCCTGCCACCAGGCTTGGCAGAAATCGCTGGGCGGTATTTCTTATCCGCTTCTTTCCGATTTCTGGCCGCATGGTAAAGTCGGCCGGGAATATGGTGTCCTCACTGAAGACGGATTCTGTGATCGAGTTGTTTTCATTATTGATAAGAAAGGTGTCATACATCATATAGATATTCTGGGAGTCGATAAACTGCCGGATACGGAAAAGACTTTTCAGATTTTAGCTGATCTTAATAAATTGTAG
- a CDS encoding DUF3566 domain-containing protein, protein MKLELKSIGYWSLIKVSFIINLIVGFIIGLFFALFVGLIFSVASNLGGMKMMPFPEEGMPSVGILLIIYPFLFGFGGAIINTMIYLIIAFVYNTAARLIGGFEMEFTQAPVQMAAVPPIPPPGYYMPQTPPQAPPPPPPPPPPVEPLPPDITPPPDSQTP, encoded by the coding sequence ATGAAGCTGGAATTGAAATCAATCGGATACTGGTCTCTGATCAAAGTATCCTTTATAATCAACCTGATAGTCGGGTTTATCATCGGACTGTTTTTTGCCCTGTTTGTAGGGTTAATCTTCTCGGTCGCATCCAACCTGGGCGGAATGAAGATGATGCCTTTTCCCGAAGAGGGTATGCCCTCGGTGGGGATTCTTTTGATCATCTATCCTTTCCTTTTCGGATTTGGAGGCGCCATTATCAATACTATGATTTACTTGATAATAGCCTTCGTTTATAACACCGCCGCCAGGCTTATCGGGGGGTTTGAAATGGAATTCACCCAGGCTCCGGTGCAAATGGCGGCCGTTCCCCCAATACCGCCACCCGGGTACTATATGCCGCAGACTCCGCCACAGGCGCCACCGCCGCCTCCTCCGCCACCTCCACCGGTGGAACCACTGCCGCCTGATATTACTCCTCCTCCTGACAGCCAGACACCATGA
- the nadA gene encoding quinolinate synthase NadA → MYFALPKEYREATPPELRERILAAKAKLGGRSIILTHHYQRLEVVELGDAVGDSYGLSKIAASRDDVEYIFFCGVHFMAEAAYILSKGKQKVYLPNPLAGCPMADMAEMADVFEAWEVLENLGGDKRIMPISYMNSAAGLKAFCGRHGGLICTSSNADAAYKYGFDHREKLFFFPDQHLGYNTGIKFGLKPGDMVIWDFSLERGGLTEEQIDKARVILWKGHCHVHTNFKAEHVHKTREKYPEVKVVVHPECPHEVVALADAAGSTSFIVKYVESQPPGSVIAIGTEINLINRLAHKHPELKILELSGQTCAVCANMYRTTINDLAYCLENFEEIRPITVPDDTKTYALIALERMLEVH, encoded by the coding sequence ATGTATTTTGCTCTGCCCAAAGAGTATCGTGAAGCAACTCCTCCGGAATTGAGGGAGCGGATTCTGGCCGCCAAGGCGAAATTGGGCGGACGTTCCATTATTCTGACCCATCATTATCAACGGCTCGAGGTGGTCGAATTGGGCGATGCGGTCGGTGACTCCTACGGTCTTTCCAAAATCGCCGCCTCACGGGATGATGTTGAATATATCTTTTTCTGCGGCGTGCATTTTATGGCCGAGGCGGCATATATATTATCCAAGGGGAAACAGAAAGTCTATCTGCCGAATCCCCTGGCTGGCTGCCCGATGGCCGATATGGCGGAAATGGCCGATGTTTTCGAGGCCTGGGAGGTGCTGGAGAACCTGGGCGGTGACAAGCGTATCATGCCGATTTCCTATATGAATTCCGCCGCCGGGCTTAAGGCCTTCTGTGGAAGACATGGCGGGCTGATCTGCACTTCCTCCAATGCCGATGCCGCCTACAAATATGGATTCGATCATCGCGAAAAGCTTTTCTTTTTCCCCGACCAGCATCTGGGATATAATACCGGCATAAAGTTCGGCCTCAAGCCGGGGGATATGGTCATCTGGGATTTCTCCCTCGAGAGAGGAGGTTTGACTGAGGAACAGATTGATAAGGCACGAGTGATCCTCTGGAAAGGTCACTGCCATGTCCATACAAATTTCAAGGCCGAGCATGTACATAAAACCCGCGAGAAATATCCGGAGGTGAAGGTTGTTGTTCATCCGGAGTGTCCTCACGAGGTGGTGGCGCTGGCCGATGCCGCCGGCTCGACCAGCTTCATCGTCAAATATGTGGAATCACAGCCGCCCGGTTCGGTGATTGCCATTGGCACTGAAATAAATCTCATTAATCGGCTGGCGCATAAACATCCGGAACTGAAAATACTGGAGCTTTCCGGCCAGACCTGTGCGGTTTGCGCCAATATGTATCGAACAACTATCAATGATCTGGCCTACTGTCTGGAGAATTTTGAGGAAATCAGACCTATTACCGTGCCCGACGACACCAAAACCTACGCCCTGATAGCTCTGGAACGGATGCTGGAAGTTCATTAG
- the purF gene encoding amidophosphoribosyltransferase: MIESHLIHDNCGVFGIFGTNRAAELTYFGLYSLQHRGQESAGIVSAGNGQVHIYKGMGEVNEVFANKKYIDRLKGNIAIGHTRYSTTGASSLTNIQPFLITNQNQKLAIAHNGNLTNSYRLRTHLEKEGSIFQTTSDTEIILHLVALSKSRTWRNRICEALTQVEGSYSLLFLTENSIIAARDPFGFRPLAIGKHNGSFVVASETCAFDIIGAKYLREVEPGEVIEISSEGIKSVFLPRKERHAFCIFEYIYFARPDSMIFGENVDKVRRRLGRQLAIEHPAEADIVIAIPDSANTAALGYSEKSGIKFEIGLIRNHYVGRTFIDPEQTIRDLDVKVKFNPVKGAIKDKRVVVVDDSIVRGTTSKKLVKLIRSAGAKEIHFRVSAPPIISPCFFGIDMPTRKELIASAKTIKEIGAYLEVDSLGYLSIEGMLSMPSLPHDNFCVSCFSGKYPVKIEKVTDKLRLEKL; the protein is encoded by the coding sequence ATGATTGAATCGCATCTGATACATGACAACTGCGGGGTCTTTGGGATTTTCGGCACCAACCGGGCCGCCGAGCTCACCTATTTTGGACTGTACTCGCTTCAGCACCGCGGGCAGGAGTCGGCCGGAATAGTCAGCGCCGGGAACGGGCAGGTGCATATTTATAAGGGGATGGGTGAAGTCAACGAGGTTTTCGCCAACAAGAAATATATTGACCGTCTCAAAGGGAATATTGCGATCGGACATACCCGCTACTCCACCACCGGGGCCTCCTCGCTGACCAATATTCAGCCGTTCCTGATAACCAACCAGAACCAGAAACTCGCGATTGCGCATAACGGCAACCTGACCAACTCTTACCGTCTTCGCACGCACCTTGAGAAGGAAGGCTCTATATTCCAGACCACTTCCGATACGGAAATCATCCTGCACCTGGTGGCTCTCTCTAAGAGCCGCACCTGGCGCAACCGTATCTGTGAAGCGCTCACACAGGTAGAGGGATCGTATTCGCTTCTGTTTTTGACCGAAAATTCGATTATCGCGGCGCGCGACCCGTTTGGATTCCGGCCGCTGGCGATTGGAAAGCACAACGGCAGTTTTGTGGTCGCTTCGGAAACCTGTGCCTTTGATATTATCGGCGCCAAGTATCTCCGCGAGGTGGAACCGGGCGAGGTAATCGAGATATCTTCCGAGGGAATCAAGTCGGTATTCCTTCCCCGTAAAGAGAGACATGCTTTCTGCATTTTCGAATATATCTATTTCGCCCGTCCCGATTCGATGATATTCGGGGAAAATGTCGACAAGGTGCGTCGTCGCCTGGGGCGCCAGTTGGCGATCGAGCATCCGGCTGAGGCCGATATCGTCATCGCCATTCCGGACTCGGCCAACACCGCCGCGCTGGGGTATTCCGAAAAATCGGGGATCAAGTTTGAAATCGGCCTGATACGCAATCATTATGTCGGGCGGACCTTTATCGACCCGGAGCAGACAATCCGGGACCTCGATGTTAAAGTCAAATTCAACCCGGTCAAGGGGGCGATCAAGGATAAACGGGTGGTGGTGGTGGATGATTCCATAGTTCGCGGGACGACCTCGAAAAAATTGGTCAAGTTGATTCGGTCGGCAGGGGCAAAAGAGATTCATTTCCGGGTCTCCGCGCCGCCGATTATCTCCCCCTGTTTCTTTGGTATCGACATGCCGACCCGGAAGGAGCTGATAGCTTCCGCCAAGACTATCAAGGAGATAGGGGCGTATCTTGAAGTAGATTCTCTGGGGTATCTCTCGATTGAGGGGATGCTTTCGATGCCCTCGTTGCCGCACGACAATTTCTGTGTCAGTTGTTTTTCGGGCAAGTATCCGGTCAAAATAGAGAAAGTCACCGACAAGCTCCGGCTGGAAAAGCTGTAA
- a CDS encoding FG-GAP-like repeat-containing protein → MKSFLLAATIIVIAGAAIGFNLFFGGRVDYPVGDNPRGIAAADFDGDGDFDLAVANNGVTSSNVSLLKNNGEGIFQAAVNYPAGIGPNGIFAADFDGDNDKDLAVANGGSDNISILINNGDGTFLPKVDYAAGDNPYSVWAADLDGDSDFDLATANGYSDNISILLNNGNGTFQTPVNYPAGDNPQKVSAADLDGDLDIDMAVANYSSNNVSIFKNNGNGIFQAAVNYPVGTNPLSVFPADLDDDGDIDLTVANYTDDNVSVLMNNGDGTFAIAVNYGVAFGPRAVGAADLDGDGDRELVAADASCDSVSFLENKGDGTFRPAINFAVGTYPRALILAALDSDADKDLAVANGGSDNVTILFNSSTYPFICGDANGNGLVNIQDITFVIAFLYKGGPAPNPMNAANVNGIGVVNIQDITYLINYLYKHGLALDCP, encoded by the coding sequence ATGAAAAGTTTCCTGCTTGCGGCAACCATTATTGTCATCGCAGGCGCGGCTATCGGTTTCAATCTGTTCTTTGGCGGTCGGGTTGATTACCCTGTTGGTGATAATCCCCGCGGCATCGCCGCAGCCGACTTTGATGGTGACGGCGATTTCGATCTGGCGGTGGCTAATAATGGGGTCACAAGCAGCAATGTCTCGTTATTGAAAAACAATGGCGAGGGAATTTTCCAGGCCGCGGTGAATTATCCGGCCGGGATTGGGCCTAACGGCATTTTTGCCGCCGATTTCGATGGCGATAATGACAAAGACCTGGCCGTGGCCAATGGCGGCAGCGATAATATATCCATTCTAATCAATAATGGCGATGGGACGTTTCTGCCCAAAGTGGATTATGCCGCCGGTGATAATCCCTATTCGGTCTGGGCGGCCGATCTCGACGGTGATAGTGATTTTGACCTGGCTACTGCCAATGGTTATTCCGACAATATTTCGATACTCTTAAACAACGGCAACGGGACTTTTCAAACTCCGGTTAATTATCCGGCAGGTGACAATCCCCAAAAAGTATCCGCCGCTGATCTTGATGGCGACCTTGATATTGACATGGCGGTGGCCAATTACTCCTCAAATAATGTGAGTATATTCAAAAACAATGGCAACGGGATTTTCCAGGCGGCCGTCAATTATCCTGTCGGAACTAATCCTCTGTCGGTTTTTCCAGCCGACCTCGATGATGACGGTGATATTGATTTAACGGTGGCTAATTATACCGATGACAATGTTTCGGTGCTGATGAATAATGGCGACGGCACCTTTGCAATTGCAGTTAACTACGGAGTTGCTTTTGGCCCTCGTGCCGTGGGAGCGGCCGACCTCGATGGCGACGGCGACAGAGAACTGGTCGCGGCTGATGCCTCTTGCGATAGTGTCTCTTTCCTTGAAAACAAAGGGGATGGAACCTTTCGCCCGGCGATTAATTTCGCCGTCGGTACATATCCCCGTGCGCTTATACTGGCGGCTCTTGATAGCGACGCTGATAAAGACCTGGCGGTGGCCAACGGCGGCTCGGACAATGTCACCATACTATTCAATTCAAGCACTTATCCTTTTATTTGCGGCGATGCCAATGGGAACGGCCTGGTCAACATCCAGGACATTACCTTTGTTATAGCTTTTCTCTATAAAGGGGGCCCGGCTCCAAATCCTATGAACGCCGCAAATGTCAACGGCATCGGGGTTGTGAATATCCAGGATATCACTTATCTGATAAATTACCTCTATAAGCATGGCCTGGCTCTCGATTGCCCATAG
- the gltX gene encoding glutamate--tRNA ligase: MPVSEVRVRIAPSPSGYLHVGTARTAIFNWLFARHHGGKFIMRIEDTDKERSDSDLVQPILDALKWLGVDWDEGPFFQSQRLESYKPYVERLLVGGHAYRCFCSPQELEQEREKAMAEKRAPRYDRRCLSKSEAEIAELMARNMPCAVRLRIPEGATTYEDMVLGNITRQNDEIEDLVICRGDGRAVYNMAVVVDDYEMGITHVIRGNDHISNTFKQIHIYRSLGIEPPRFAHVPLILRPDKRKVSKRLGDKDVAEYGKEGILPEALFNFLCLLGWSPKDDRELIRREDLVRIFLLKNVTAANPIFNEEKLEALNKEYIKLTPDYKLAEMVAPLLVNAGFTTKYWLETRWNYLIQVVALLKERCRRVTDFVSMSEYFFHSEFKYNSEEVKNQFNPQSQQYLEKLCERFSALENFTKENLETALGTLAEELAVKKGQLIHPTRLAVSGMAVGPGLYDLLVTLGKDEVIKRLKRAVQYIQSFGG, translated from the coding sequence ATGCCGGTAAGTGAAGTTAGAGTACGTATTGCACCCTCTCCATCAGGGTATCTTCACGTTGGAACTGCCCGGACAGCCATATTTAACTGGCTTTTTGCGCGGCATCACGGCGGCAAATTCATCATGAGGATTGAGGATACCGACAAAGAACGATCGGATTCCGATCTGGTCCAGCCGATTCTGGATGCTTTGAAATGGCTCGGAGTCGATTGGGATGAGGGGCCGTTCTTTCAATCCCAGAGGCTGGAAAGTTATAAACCATATGTCGAACGGCTGCTCGTCGGTGGTCATGCTTATCGGTGTTTTTGTTCTCCGCAGGAACTGGAGCAGGAAAGAGAAAAGGCGATGGCGGAGAAGCGGGCGCCGCGTTATGACCGCCGGTGCCTCTCCAAATCCGAGGCGGAAATCGCCGAGCTTATGGCGAGAAATATGCCATGTGCGGTACGTCTCAGAATCCCCGAAGGTGCCACCACTTATGAGGACATGGTGCTGGGGAATATTACGCGGCAGAATGATGAAATCGAGGATCTGGTCATCTGCCGCGGCGATGGCCGGGCTGTTTATAATATGGCTGTTGTGGTAGATGATTACGAGATGGGCATCACCCATGTTATCCGCGGCAATGACCACATCAGCAACACTTTCAAGCAGATTCATATTTATCGTTCATTAGGAATTGAACCACCCCGCTTTGCGCATGTGCCGCTGATTCTTCGCCCCGACAAGCGGAAAGTCTCCAAACGCCTCGGTGATAAAGATGTCGCCGAGTACGGCAAAGAGGGGATACTCCCGGAAGCGTTGTTTAATTTTCTCTGTCTGCTGGGATGGTCGCCCAAAGATGACCGTGAGCTTATCCGCCGGGAAGATTTGGTGAGAATATTTCTCCTGAAAAATGTTACCGCCGCCAATCCGATATTCAATGAGGAAAAGCTGGAGGCGCTCAACAAAGAGTACATCAAGCTGACTCCCGATTATAAGTTGGCCGAGATGGTTGCGCCGCTTTTGGTCAACGCCGGCTTCACTACAAAGTACTGGTTGGAAACCAGGTGGAATTACTTAATTCAGGTGGTGGCGCTGCTGAAGGAGAGATGCCGCCGCGTGACCGATTTTGTGAGCATGAGCGAATATTTCTTCCACTCGGAATTTAAGTATAATTCCGAGGAAGTGAAGAATCAGTTTAATCCCCAATCGCAGCAATATCTTGAGAAACTCTGCGAACGTTTTTCTGCGCTGGAAAACTTCACCAAGGAAAATCTGGAAACGGCGCTGGGAACTCTGGCCGAGGAATTGGCGGTCAAAAAGGGTCAGCTGATACATCCAACACGGCTGGCGGTCTCTGGAATGGCGGTCGGTCCTGGCCTGTACGATCTTCTGGTGACTCTGGGAAAAGATGAGGTTATTAAGCGTCTGAAAAGGGCAGTACAATATATCCAAAGTTTTGGAGGTTGA
- a CDS encoding DMT family transporter translates to MKSQRAGDLSALACAVACGLGNIPAKGALERISPELFNFYMFLFAWIFSSVPLLRKRERDEIRQVNVKILGLTFFLAIIFAMAMSLNMTALKLMEPATVSFLSRFEVVLTVALAYMILKEKLLFIEILGGAVALGGVFILKYGTNLTISKGATLMVLSSFFFAGAEIIIKHNIARIGTASFLFYRNLFLIPIFYIIIVYRKEAFFLPGIDILLLTMAAGLLLPVLARATYQMALKRINISRAALITQATPICTALFAFLILRTYPMPVEWLGGALIIGGVVVVKLAEDRFSRKTN, encoded by the coding sequence ATGAAATCACAGCGTGCCGGAGATCTGTCTGCTCTGGCCTGCGCTGTCGCCTGCGGTCTGGGGAATATTCCCGCCAAAGGGGCGCTCGAGCGCATCAGCCCGGAATTATTCAATTTCTATATGTTTCTTTTTGCGTGGATATTTTCATCGGTGCCGCTCTTACGTAAACGTGAACGGGATGAAATCCGGCAGGTCAATGTCAAGATATTGGGGCTGACTTTTTTTCTGGCCATTATCTTTGCAATGGCGATGTCTCTGAATATGACCGCCCTTAAGCTCATGGAACCGGCCACTGTCTCGTTTTTGTCCCGATTTGAGGTCGTATTAACCGTGGCGTTGGCTTATATGATACTGAAAGAGAAGTTACTTTTTATTGAGATTCTCGGCGGGGCGGTTGCACTGGGCGGCGTTTTCATTCTCAAATATGGAACCAATCTGACCATATCAAAGGGCGCCACCCTGATGGTGCTCTCTTCATTCTTCTTTGCCGGTGCCGAGATAATTATCAAGCACAATATTGCCCGGATCGGCACGGCCTCATTTCTTTTTTATCGCAATCTATTCCTGATTCCTATCTTCTATATAATAATCGTTTATAGAAAAGAGGCCTTCTTTCTACCCGGGATTGATATTCTTCTATTGACCATGGCGGCGGGGTTGCTTCTCCCCGTCCTGGCGCGGGCAACATATCAGATGGCCCTCAAGCGCATAAACATCTCGCGGGCGGCACTCATAACACAGGCGACACCGATCTGTACGGCACTCTTTGCCTTTCTGATATTAAGAACTTACCCGATGCCAGTTGAGTGGCTGGGGGGTGCGTTGATTATTGGAGGGGTTGTCGTCGTAAAATTGGCGGAAGATAGGTTCTCGCGCAAGACCAATTAG
- a CDS encoding ferritin family protein encodes MDKDVFKDKAALLKNAIKGEEDGIAFYDLLADRAVNPEARRRLENLRDDEKRHKSLLTNLYRKYVGGEIGALPAQGIGPLAKAFDKGKLKIFKSEMEYISLAIETELAATRFYKEGKEAIGEKEFAEILHQLSEEENSHYEILMAEKEAMAGNYHWFSSDFGAPMED; translated from the coding sequence ATGGATAAAGATGTTTTCAAAGATAAAGCAGCATTGTTGAAAAACGCTATTAAAGGGGAGGAAGACGGCATTGCTTTTTATGACCTTCTGGCCGACCGTGCGGTCAATCCGGAGGCCAGACGGCGGCTGGAGAATCTCCGTGACGACGAGAAGCGTCACAAATCACTGCTGACAAATCTCTATCGCAAATATGTCGGCGGTGAGATCGGCGCTCTTCCGGCGCAGGGGATTGGTCCCTTAGCCAAGGCGTTCGATAAAGGAAAACTCAAAATCTTTAAATCGGAGATGGAATATATTAGCCTAGCCATTGAAACCGAACTGGCTGCAACCCGATTCTATAAAGAAGGAAAAGAAGCGATCGGCGAAAAAGAATTTGCCGAGATCTTGCATCAGTTGTCCGAGGAGGAGAATAGTCATTATGAAATCCTGATGGCCGAAAAGGAAGCAATGGCCGGGAATTATCATTGGTTTTCCTCCGACTTTGGCGCCCCTATGGAGGATTAA
- a CDS encoding acetate--CoA ligase family protein, translating into MKGIEYIFKPKSVAVIGASTQKGTIGREILHNIIVNEFNGKVFPVNPKASVIHSIKSYSTVLDVPDSVDLAIIVVPREIVPAVAEQCGQKGVKGLVTISAGFREVGGRGVELENQLLGIVHKYGMRMIGPNCFGVVNTDPEYSLNCTFGKTRALPGRVGFISQSGGLGEAIMNHARELGLGFSMVVSIGNKADISANDILEYWKDDPHTDIILLYLENFGNPRHFTKIAREISLKKPIVAVKAGRTRQGAAAASSHTGALAELDVGVDALFDQCGVLRVSSIEELFDVAAAMANQPIPKGNRVAIVSNAGGPALLATDALVSLGMTLAPYTGETKLKLKKALTGQGEVNNPLDLVAGAGGAEFKAALNVVKNDKNFDSIFTIFVPPVTIDQMEVAKSIYEGVQGSKKPVLTCFMGAGEGSAAVDYLKTHGVPVYIFPEAVAKTLSQIDIYRRWLERPKGKYKNFSVDKKGVQEIIDRAVKRGDKAIIGREALEILSRYGIPSSLYEIASTDKEAVALAEKVGYPVVLKINTPQILHKTEFGAVVVDLRTAKEVRDTFVTLKKKVGTLKKNEKFSVVVQAMVTGGVETVIGMTTDPSFGPLIMFGLGGIYVEILKDVAFRINPLSDFDVDEMIRNLKSYPLLTGFRGSMPIDLITLKESLLRLSQLVSDFDQFSEIDINPFIACSAKGKSKAVDARFIIRQK; encoded by the coding sequence ATGAAAGGTATCGAATATATTTTCAAGCCGAAATCGGTGGCGGTTATCGGCGCTTCCACGCAAAAAGGGACTATCGGCAGGGAAATCCTACATAATATTATAGTCAATGAATTCAACGGGAAAGTCTTCCCGGTCAATCCTAAAGCCAGTGTCATCCATTCCATAAAATCCTATTCCACTGTCCTTGATGTTCCCGACTCAGTCGATCTGGCCATTATCGTTGTCCCGCGTGAGATTGTTCCGGCGGTAGCTGAGCAGTGTGGCCAGAAAGGGGTCAAAGGGTTAGTGACAATCTCGGCCGGATTCAGGGAGGTCGGCGGCCGGGGGGTGGAGCTGGAGAATCAGCTTCTCGGCATTGTCCATAAATATGGGATGCGGATGATCGGTCCCAATTGCTTCGGCGTTGTCAACACCGACCCTGAATACAGCCTCAACTGCACTTTCGGTAAGACCCGCGCTCTTCCCGGGCGGGTGGGCTTTATCTCCCAGTCCGGCGGACTCGGCGAGGCGATAATGAACCATGCCCGTGAACTCGGGCTTGGATTCTCAATGGTGGTTTCGATTGGCAATAAAGCCGATATTTCGGCCAATGATATTCTTGAATATTGGAAGGATGATCCGCATACCGATATTATTCTGCTTTATCTGGAGAATTTCGGCAATCCCCGGCATTTTACCAAGATTGCGCGCGAGATATCGCTCAAGAAACCGATTGTAGCGGTGAAAGCCGGCCGAACCCGGCAGGGAGCGGCGGCGGCTTCATCGCACACCGGCGCGCTGGCCGAGCTTGATGTCGGCGTTGACGCTTTGTTCGATCAATGCGGTGTTCTGCGCGTGTCATCTATCGAAGAGCTTTTTGATGTTGCTGCGGCGATGGCCAATCAGCCGATTCCCAAAGGGAACCGGGTGGCGATTGTCAGCAATGCCGGCGGCCCGGCCCTTCTGGCCACTGATGCGCTGGTCAGTCTGGGTATGACCCTGGCTCCATACACCGGTGAGACCAAACTGAAACTTAAGAAGGCTCTGACCGGTCAGGGTGAAGTAAATAACCCTCTGGATCTTGTCGCAGGAGCCGGAGGAGCCGAATTCAAAGCGGCTCTCAATGTGGTCAAGAATGATAAGAACTTCGATTCCATATTCACGATATTTGTACCACCGGTAACTATCGACCAAATGGAGGTTGCAAAGTCAATCTATGAAGGCGTTCAGGGAAGCAAGAAGCCGGTACTGACCTGCTTTATGGGCGCGGGCGAGGGTTCTGCCGCCGTTGATTATCTAAAAACTCACGGTGTGCCGGTTTATATTTTCCCTGAGGCGGTGGCCAAGACTCTTTCGCAAATTGATATTTATCGCCGATGGCTGGAACGGCCCAAAGGGAAATACAAGAATTTCTCGGTGGACAAGAAAGGTGTTCAGGAAATAATCGATCGCGCGGTCAAGAGGGGGGACAAGGCGATTATCGGGCGTGAGGCGCTGGAGATCTTATCCCGCTACGGCATCCCGTCCTCGCTCTACGAAATTGCTTCCACGGATAAGGAGGCGGTCGCGCTGGCGGAAAAAGTCGGCTATCCGGTCGTTCTGAAAATCAATACGCCGCAGATTCTACACAAAACCGAATTTGGCGCTGTGGTCGTGGATCTGCGAACCGCCAAGGAAGTCCGCGATACTTTTGTCACTCTCAAGAAAAAAGTCGGCACGCTGAAGAAGAACGAGAAGTTTTCGGTGGTGGTGCAGGCTATGGTCACCGGCGGGGTGGAAACGGTTATCGGTATGACCACCGATCCTTCATTTGGACCGCTGATCATGTTCGGCTTGGGCGGTATTTATGTGGAGATACTCAAGGATGTTGCTTTCCGGATAAATCCATTGAGCGATTTTGACGTCGATGAAATGATACGCAACCTTAAGTCATATCCGCTTCTAACCGGCTTCCGCGGCTCCATGCCGATCGATCTAATCACGCTTAAGGAATCGCTGTTGCGTCTTTCACAATTGGTATCGGATTTTGATCAGTTCTCCGAAATTGATATTAATCCCTTTATCGCCTGCTCCGCAAAAGGGAAATCGAAAGCTGTTGACGCCCGATTCATTATCCGGCAGAAATAG
- the lgt gene encoding prolipoprotein diacylglyceryl transferase, with product MFPELFKIGPIAIRGYGLMLTFSFLLGLYYVYRTSQKRKLDFEPLLTIAYIMIFGGVIGARLFYVLFHLDEFKNDWLASINPFHAGQFGIAGLNLYGGILTAIVLTLSYVRWKRLPLLSTFDLFAPTVALGLIFTRLGCFLNGCCFGTPTNLPWGVVFPPDSIPFYVFGAENLHPAQLYSSLYGLLLFLLLHWRLKHRQFDGQVVSLLFMVEAIFRYLIEYIRYYEAEMTFAFLGMKPTYNQVISIMLFVAGLMIYITQYLRNRAVARNITR from the coding sequence TTTCTGCTGGGATTATACTATGTGTACAGGACATCTCAGAAAAGGAAACTTGATTTTGAACCTCTTCTGACCATCGCCTATATTATGATATTCGGAGGCGTTATCGGGGCCCGCCTGTTTTATGTCCTTTTCCATCTTGATGAGTTCAAGAACGACTGGCTTGCCTCGATAAATCCCTTTCACGCGGGGCAATTCGGAATCGCCGGGTTGAATCTATATGGCGGTATTCTCACTGCCATTGTTCTTACTCTCTCTTATGTTCGCTGGAAGAGACTGCCGCTACTATCGACATTCGATCTATTCGCCCCGACTGTCGCCCTGGGATTGATCTTCACACGCCTGGGATGCTTTCTCAATGGCTGTTGTTTTGGCACCCCGACTAACCTTCCCTGGGGGGTTGTTTTTCCCCCTGACTCAATTCCCTTTTATGTTTTTGGAGCGGAGAATCTCCACCCTGCACAATTATATAGTTCTCTCTACGGTCTGCTCCTGTTTCTGTTGCTGCACTGGCGCCTGAAACACAGGCAATTCGATGGCCAGGTAGTCAGCCTGCTTTTTATGGTGGAGGCTATTTTCCGGTATCTAATAGAATATATCCGGTACTATGAGGCGGAAATGACCTTCGCCTTTTTGGGCATGAAACCGACCTATAATCAAGTCATTTCAATCATGCTCTTTGTGGCCGGTCTGATGATTTACATCACGCAGTACCTCAGGAATCGAGCCGTGGCGCGGAATATCACCCGATGA